In the genome of Nonlabens sp. MB-3u-79, one region contains:
- a CDS encoding IS1096 element passenger TnpR family protein: MIYRLRVLLDANDDCFRDIEIDEKSTLEEFHNVIVQAFQLEGDEMASFYASDEEWNQGEEYCLFDMSGGMAPVKKMADTLLEKAMSKKKTRMIYLYDFLSLWTFSVELADVVPHNPGTTYPQVIFSVGELPDSAPDKEFEADPRFHDDDDDDDDEEYRGDGDNEFYDEESFDENDLY, translated from the coding sequence ATGATCTATAGATTAAGAGTTCTTCTCGATGCAAACGACGACTGTTTTAGAGACATTGAGATAGATGAAAAAAGCACTTTAGAAGAGTTTCATAATGTCATTGTGCAAGCTTTCCAGCTGGAAGGTGATGAAATGGCTAGTTTCTATGCCAGTGATGAAGAGTGGAATCAAGGCGAGGAATACTGCCTTTTTGATATGAGCGGTGGAATGGCTCCTGTAAAAAAGATGGCCGATACGCTTTTAGAAAAAGCCATGAGTAAAAAGAAAACAAGAATGATCTATCTTTATGACTTCTTGAGTTTGTGGACCTTTTCTGTTGAATTAGCTGATGTAGTTCCTCATAATCCAGGTACCACTTATCCGCAAGTGATATTCTCTGTGGGTGAATTACCAGACAGTGCACCAGATAAAGAATTTGAAGCAGACCCACGTTTTCACGATGATGACGATGATGACGATGACGAAGAATATCGCGGTGATGGCGATAATGAATTTTATGATGAAGAATCCTTTGACGAAAATGACCTCTATTAA
- a CDS encoding alpha/beta hydrolase-fold protein: protein MNQTQLLVAVGMSFLLQQFTNGQTDSDLQFLQKIGTLDSIYSKTLNEYREIYIQLPADYNPAEDKKYPVVYVLDGEVFLPTVTNVLRFYSGGFIPEMVVVGISNDKNRMRDLTTSTVTEMYGMPFKQKNGEAANFSKFLETELIPFVEKKYLVTNFRTLIGHSYAGLFTLYSLVHQPHLFSNYLAIDPSLDWDHQKLLKEAKDKITSTDFKGKSLFMSLGGQVHMQKPNMPLEEVKKDSTDFTLFARSNLAFSELLNNSKQNELSFEWKFYPRDLHGTIAVPSIMDGLISVFQWYQMEHIDAYNTPATTVEELTKVLRYRQNKLQTYFGYSVPPLPYFLLYIQGDMNMDMDQMDKAKMYFDFAIEYYPENVNAYSALATYYVRNNDKRNAIKFFTQALEISGDDSYKKRIEELKKE from the coding sequence ATGAATCAAACACAACTATTAGTAGCCGTTGGAATGAGCTTTTTGCTTCAGCAATTTACAAATGGCCAAACTGATTCAGATCTTCAGTTTTTACAAAAAATAGGCACTCTAGATAGCATCTATTCTAAAACACTAAATGAATACCGAGAAATTTATATTCAACTGCCTGCCGATTACAATCCTGCAGAAGATAAAAAGTATCCGGTAGTTTATGTTCTAGATGGAGAGGTATTCTTACCTACTGTAACTAATGTTCTTAGGTTTTACAGTGGCGGTTTTATTCCAGAAATGGTTGTTGTAGGCATTTCAAACGATAAGAATAGAATGCGGGACTTGACCACATCAACGGTAACAGAGATGTATGGAATGCCCTTTAAACAAAAAAATGGAGAGGCAGCAAATTTTAGTAAGTTCCTAGAGACCGAATTAATTCCATTTGTGGAGAAGAAATATCTTGTAACGAATTTTAGAACCTTAATTGGACATTCTTATGCAGGATTATTCACGTTGTATTCATTAGTTCATCAACCACATTTATTTTCAAATTATCTAGCCATTGACCCTAGTTTAGATTGGGACCATCAAAAACTACTTAAAGAAGCAAAAGATAAAATTACAAGCACTGATTTTAAGGGCAAGTCGTTATTTATGTCGTTAGGGGGTCAAGTACATATGCAGAAACCAAATATGCCTTTAGAGGAGGTTAAAAAAGACAGTACAGACTTTACCTTATTTGCACGATCAAATCTTGCTTTTTCCGAACTTTTGAATAATAGTAAGCAGAATGAATTATCCTTTGAATGGAAGTTTTATCCAAGAGATTTACATGGAACTATTGCTGTTCCCTCTATCATGGATGGTTTAATTTCTGTTTTCCAATGGTATCAAATGGAGCATATTGATGCATACAACACGCCTGCTACAACTGTCGAGGAGCTTACTAAGGTCCTTAGATACCGTCAAAACAAACTCCAAACTTATTTTGGTTATTCTGTACCCCCTTTACCCTATTTCCTATTGTATATACAAGGTGATATGAATATGGATATGGACCAAATGGACAAGGCAAAGATGTACTTTGATTTTGCCATCGAATATTATCCTGAAAATGTAAATGCTTATAGCGCTTTGGCAACTTATTATGTGAGAAACAATGACAAGAGAAATGCTATAAAGTTTTTCACTCAAGCTCTTGAAATAAGTGGAGATGACTCCTATAAAAAAAGAATTGAAGAACTGAAGAAAGAATAA
- a CDS encoding COX15/CtaA family protein: protein MNQNIKNFFSEKRYRWWLMASITIIYLIIVAGAIVRMTGSGMGCPDWPKCFGYWIPPTEQVEIEFSPETPYKEGMVIILDEELRVAKKDFFTGTTYQPQNWESYTKHDYSVFNVYHTWTEYINRLIGALGGLVVFIMFLFSLRYIKKRPRLTILSFVSVLSMGIQAVIGKIVVDTNLSPALITFHMIAALLIVGLLIYLLHEVKPTDYRYKSNKTMVRAAAGLIFLTLIQVVMGTQVRQFIDEQVDLFGYPLSSEWLENGPLVFLIHRSYSILLLVLHGWFIYRAVHIFHHPTKSYSVLASLFVITILSGVFMNYLDFPFGSQAIHLVVASLILGMQFYLWMRLRVALK, encoded by the coding sequence ATGAACCAAAATATCAAAAACTTCTTTTCAGAAAAGCGTTACCGCTGGTGGCTTATGGCCAGTATTACTATTATTTATTTAATTATCGTTGCCGGAGCTATTGTACGCATGACTGGAAGCGGTATGGGATGTCCAGACTGGCCAAAGTGTTTTGGTTATTGGATTCCCCCTACAGAGCAAGTGGAGATCGAGTTCTCTCCAGAAACTCCTTATAAAGAAGGAATGGTCATTATCCTTGATGAGGAACTGCGAGTGGCCAAAAAAGATTTTTTTACAGGTACTACTTACCAACCACAAAACTGGGAATCCTACACTAAACATGATTACTCCGTATTTAACGTATATCATACTTGGACAGAATATATTAATAGACTCATTGGTGCGCTGGGTGGCCTAGTTGTTTTTATCATGTTTTTATTCTCCTTACGCTACATCAAAAAAAGACCACGACTTACTATTCTTAGTTTTGTCTCGGTACTTTCAATGGGAATTCAAGCCGTGATAGGTAAAATTGTTGTGGACACCAATCTTTCTCCTGCGCTCATTACCTTTCATATGATCGCTGCTTTATTAATTGTAGGATTGCTTATTTATTTGCTTCATGAAGTAAAACCAACAGACTACCGTTATAAAAGCAATAAAACAATGGTGCGTGCTGCCGCTGGGTTAATTTTTCTTACCCTAATTCAAGTAGTTATGGGGACACAAGTACGCCAGTTTATAGATGAGCAAGTAGATCTTTTTGGGTACCCATTAAGTTCAGAGTGGTTAGAAAATGGCCCTTTGGTTTTCTTAATTCATAGAAGTTATTCTATTTTATTGCTGGTGCTTCACGGTTGGTTTATTTATAGAGCGGTTCATATATTCCATCATCCTACAAAATCCTATTCCGTTCTCGCTTCGTTATTTGTTATCACGATTCTAAGCGGTGTCTTTATGAATTATTTGGACTTTCCTTTCGGTTCTCAAGCGATTCATTTAGTTGTTGCTTCCTTAATTCTAGGTATGCAATTTTATTTGTGGATGCGATTGCGAGTGGCATTAAAATAA
- a CDS encoding tRNA-(ms[2]io[6]A)-hydroxylase, whose protein sequence is MENTVSKTTLGLNLPTDPRWVDLAAMSMQDILTDHAFCEQKAASTIISIIQMHSDKPEIVEALSPIVTEEWGHFRMVLAELKKRGLTLGIQRPDQYIKELMKGKPKGTGREQLFLDQLLICALIEARSCERFKILSQQLEEQGLKDFYHQFMVAEAAHYKLFLQLAKSFFEEEKVMTRWHYWLDHEAGFLPHLEVRGDRMH, encoded by the coding sequence ATGGAAAACACTGTTTCTAAAACAACTTTAGGGTTGAACTTACCTACAGATCCGCGATGGGTGGATCTTGCTGCTATGAGTATGCAGGATATTCTAACAGATCATGCCTTTTGTGAGCAAAAAGCGGCGAGTACCATCATCTCGATTATTCAAATGCATTCTGACAAACCTGAAATTGTGGAAGCTCTTTCTCCTATTGTTACAGAAGAATGGGGACATTTTAGAATGGTTTTGGCCGAGTTAAAGAAAAGAGGCTTGACCCTTGGTATACAACGCCCAGATCAATACATCAAAGAATTGATGAAAGGAAAACCAAAAGGTACGGGACGCGAACAGTTGTTTTTAGATCAGCTATTGATTTGTGCGCTTATTGAAGCGCGCAGTTGTGAGCGTTTTAAAATACTTTCTCAACAACTAGAAGAGCAAGGTTTAAAAGATTTCTACCATCAATTCATGGTGGCAGAAGCTGCTCATTACAAATTGTTCCTCCAGCTTGCCAAAAGCTTTTTTGAAGAAGAAAAAGTGATGACGAGATGGCACTATTGGTTAGATCATGAAGCAGGTTTTTTACCTCATCTTGAAGTTCGTGGCGATCGAATGCATTGA
- the mtaB gene encoding tRNA (N(6)-L-threonylcarbamoyladenosine(37)-C(2))-methylthiotransferase MtaB: protein MLVETAAKSVAFYTLGCKLNFSETSTIARSFEQEGFHKVGFEQKADIYVINTCSVTENADKRFKSIVKKAQKVNEDAFVIAVGCYAQLQPEELADVDGVDLVLGATEKFKITDYIHQLSKEQPTQVHSCEIDEADFYVGSYSIGDRTRAFLKVQDGCDYKCTYCTIPLARGISRSDTLENVMENARQISGQGIKEIVLTGVNIGDYGKGEFGNKRHEHTFLDLVHALDTVKGIERLRISSIEPNLLKNETIEFVSGGNAFVPHFHIPLQVGNNELLGKMKRRYNRELYTDRVSKIKEVMPDCCIGVDVIVGFPGETDDHFLDTYNYLNELNISYLHVFTYSERENTPAATMENAVPLKVRKKRSKMLRGLSVKKRRAFYESQLGKTKTVLWEADNKEGFIHGFTENYVKVKSYWNPELVNELQQVQLVVIDDDGLVRIEPAD, encoded by the coding sequence ATGCTTGTAGAGACAGCTGCAAAATCCGTTGCATTTTATACTTTAGGTTGTAAACTCAATTTTAGTGAGACCAGTACTATTGCTCGTTCTTTTGAGCAAGAAGGTTTTCATAAGGTAGGCTTTGAGCAAAAGGCAGATATCTACGTGATCAACACTTGTAGCGTGACTGAAAATGCTGATAAGCGTTTTAAGTCCATCGTAAAAAAGGCACAGAAAGTGAACGAGGACGCTTTTGTCATTGCGGTGGGTTGTTATGCACAATTACAACCAGAAGAACTGGCTGATGTAGATGGTGTTGATCTCGTTCTTGGGGCAACAGAAAAATTTAAAATTACCGATTACATCCATCAGCTGTCTAAAGAACAGCCTACACAGGTGCATTCTTGCGAGATTGATGAAGCCGATTTCTATGTGGGATCTTATTCCATAGGAGATAGAACAAGGGCGTTTTTGAAGGTACAAGACGGGTGTGATTATAAATGTACCTATTGCACCATACCACTGGCACGTGGGATTTCTCGTAGTGATACTTTAGAAAATGTGATGGAAAATGCACGCCAGATAAGTGGTCAAGGAATCAAAGAAATTGTTCTTACCGGTGTGAATATAGGAGATTATGGAAAAGGAGAATTTGGCAATAAACGCCATGAGCACACTTTTTTAGACCTCGTTCATGCATTGGACACCGTAAAAGGGATTGAACGCCTGCGTATTTCTTCCATCGAACCTAATTTATTAAAAAACGAAACCATTGAATTTGTCTCTGGAGGCAATGCTTTTGTTCCTCATTTTCATATTCCGCTTCAAGTTGGTAATAATGAGTTGCTTGGTAAAATGAAGCGCCGTTACAATAGGGAGTTGTATACAGATCGTGTGAGTAAGATCAAAGAGGTCATGCCAGACTGTTGTATAGGAGTGGATGTTATCGTAGGTTTTCCCGGAGAGACAGATGATCATTTTCTCGACACTTATAATTACTTGAATGAGTTAAACATTTCTTACTTACATGTTTTTACCTATTCAGAAAGAGAAAATACACCAGCAGCCACTATGGAAAATGCTGTGCCTCTTAAGGTGCGTAAAAAGCGTTCTAAAATGTTGCGTGGTCTTTCTGTGAAGAAACGCCGTGCTTTTTATGAAAGCCAACTAGGAAAAACCAAAACCGTGCTTTGGGAGGCTGATAATAAAGAAGGTTTTATTCATGGATTTACAGAGAATTACGTAAAAGTAAAATCCTATTGGAATCCAGAATTGGTTAACGAACTTCAACAGGTACAATTGGTTGTTATTGATGACGATGGGCTGGTAAGAATAGAACCAGCAGATTAA
- the porQ gene encoding type IX secretion system protein PorQ, with amino-acid sequence MRHLFLLIFLCSAFAKAQIGGQSTYQFLNLVSGTKQAALGGRVLTGVDYDPTSGIYNPATINPKMDNQLQVNYVNYLGDVSYGTASYAYTWDRHVQTFHAGVTYLNYGKFDGYDEQGNSTGEFGGNEVAVSMGYSYNIPWSDFYVGANLKLISSKLDIYTSFGGAVDIGVLYYNEDKAIRAALVVRNLGTQFTPYNEIYEDLPLEIAVGFSNTMKNIPLRLHVTLENLQQWNIAFSNEANAQTDLDGNITEDQPGFFNNALRHTVLGLEIFPEQIFELRLGYSFRRSEELRIENTRAFSGVSAGFSLKMNNLRFSYTHARYTLASHTSLFGVNINLQ; translated from the coding sequence ATGCGTCATCTGTTTCTTCTTATCTTTTTATGTTCCGCTTTCGCGAAAGCGCAAATAGGAGGACAATCAACTTATCAATTTTTAAATTTGGTTTCTGGGACAAAGCAGGCAGCTTTAGGTGGCAGAGTATTGACTGGTGTGGATTACGACCCTACTTCTGGAATCTATAATCCAGCGACCATCAATCCTAAAATGGATAATCAGTTACAAGTTAACTATGTCAATTACTTGGGTGACGTGAGCTACGGTACAGCAAGTTATGCATACACTTGGGACCGACACGTACAGACTTTTCACGCCGGAGTGACTTATTTGAACTATGGTAAATTTGACGGATATGATGAACAGGGGAATTCTACAGGAGAATTTGGCGGGAATGAAGTCGCTGTTTCTATGGGCTACAGTTATAACATTCCGTGGTCCGATTTTTATGTAGGAGCTAACTTGAAATTGATCTCTTCTAAACTAGATATTTACACCTCTTTCGGCGGTGCGGTAGACATAGGAGTTCTTTATTACAATGAAGACAAAGCTATAAGAGCTGCGCTTGTGGTACGTAATTTAGGAACTCAATTCACTCCTTATAACGAGATTTATGAGGATTTGCCTTTAGAGATAGCCGTCGGGTTTTCTAATACGATGAAAAATATCCCGTTACGACTCCACGTCACCCTGGAGAATCTTCAACAATGGAATATAGCCTTTTCAAACGAGGCTAATGCACAAACCGATCTCGATGGTAATATCACTGAAGACCAACCTGGTTTTTTTAATAACGCTTTACGTCATACGGTTTTGGGACTAGAGATTTTCCCGGAGCAAATTTTTGAACTGCGATTGGGTTATAGTTTTAGAAGATCAGAGGAGTTGCGTATTGAAAATACTAGAGCCTTTTCTGGGGTCAGTGCCGGATTTTCCTTAAAGATGAACAACCTGCGATTCAGCTATACACATGCGAGGTATACACTGGCATCACATACGAGCCTTTTTGGTGTTAATATTAATTTACAATAG
- the cmk gene encoding (d)CMP kinase, translating into MSKKITIAIDGHSSTGKSTAAKQLALKLHYVYVDTGAMYRAVSYFALREKLLVNGNLDKQKLIEKLKDIRISFVFNKDTNNADVHLNGENIEKQIRTLEVSSVVSKVAEVSEVRAKLVEQQKAMGDKKGIVMDGRDIGSVVFPDAELKVFMTAAPEIRAQRRYLELVEKGDDVSLEEVLKNVVERDHMDSSREDSPLIQLPEAKLLDTSEMTREEQFELLVSWAEEAIEKA; encoded by the coding sequence ATGAGTAAAAAAATAACTATTGCCATTGATGGGCATTCCAGTACTGGTAAAAGTACCGCTGCAAAGCAACTGGCTTTGAAATTGCACTATGTTTATGTAGATACAGGAGCCATGTACAGAGCGGTCTCTTATTTCGCTTTACGCGAAAAACTGCTGGTTAACGGTAACCTAGACAAGCAAAAGCTTATTGAGAAACTTAAAGATATTCGCATCAGTTTTGTGTTTAATAAAGACACTAATAATGCAGACGTGCATTTGAATGGAGAAAATATTGAAAAACAAATCCGTACGCTTGAGGTAAGTAGCGTCGTAAGTAAGGTGGCTGAAGTTTCTGAAGTACGCGCCAAACTAGTGGAGCAGCAAAAAGCAATGGGCGATAAGAAGGGCATTGTGATGGATGGCCGCGATATAGGAAGTGTAGTTTTTCCAGATGCCGAACTCAAAGTGTTTATGACCGCAGCGCCTGAAATACGCGCGCAAAGGCGTTATCTGGAGTTGGTAGAAAAAGGTGATGATGTTTCTCTTGAAGAGGTACTTAAAAATGTAGTGGAAAGAGATCATATGGATTCTTCTAGGGAAGACAGCCCACTGATACAATTGCCAGAAGCAAAATTACTAGACACGTCAGAAATGACTCGAGAAGAGCAATTTGAATTATTAGTTTCTTGGGCTGAGGAGGCGATAGAAAAGGCGTAG
- a CDS encoding carboxypeptidase-like regulatory domain-containing protein, with translation MKTLYTLFLFLITNIAAAQYVSGNISDHDGGMLGVTIEVKGSSNSIFSDFDGNFKINARKNDTLIFKLKGYYSQLEKINDNSNINTSLVAIHSYTNLNYRGITTMPYDTIIVPLEYQKLRDTIKFRSDLEKLNDYNKNQKHRITFDGVEISQEEYEAIDPTLIESITILKDDPLGIAHSTRIPQIIIESKNNCFFKLWQSIKSFRKAIDIKIRN, from the coding sequence TTGAAAACATTATACACTCTTTTTCTGTTCTTAATTACCAACATTGCAGCTGCACAATATGTATCTGGTAATATATCTGATCATGATGGAGGTATGCTTGGAGTAACAATAGAAGTAAAAGGTTCTTCTAATTCTATATTTAGTGATTTTGATGGAAACTTTAAAATCAACGCCAGAAAGAATGATACCCTAATTTTTAAACTGAAAGGATATTACTCTCAACTTGAAAAAATTAACGACAATTCAAATATTAATACCAGTTTGGTAGCTATTCACTCATATACTAATTTAAATTATCGAGGCATCACAACTATGCCTTATGATACCATCATCGTGCCTCTGGAATATCAAAAATTACGAGATACAATAAAGTTTCGATCAGATTTAGAAAAGCTTAATGATTACAACAAAAATCAAAAGCATAGAATCACTTTTGACGGTGTTGAAATATCTCAAGAAGAATATGAAGCGATAGATCCTACATTAATAGAATCAATTACTATTTTAAAAGATGATCCTTTAGGAATTGCTCATTCTACGAGAATACCCCAAATAATTATAGAGTCAAAAAACAATTGTTTTTTCAAGTTATGGCAATCAATAAAGTCTTTTAGAAAAGCCATCGATATCAAAATAAGAAATTAA
- a CDS encoding DUF1801 domain-containing protein → MTSTAKSPKEYLNKLPEDRKKAMNDLRDVILKHLPPGFEEGMLYGMIGYYVPKSVYEPGYHVGKEWTPLAFINIASQKNFIALYHSGIYADPDLLKWFKTEFPKHSKYKLDMGKSCVRFKKADAIPLDLVAELCRKMTPQEWVGVYESEIKK, encoded by the coding sequence ATGACTTCTACAGCAAAATCTCCAAAAGAATACTTAAATAAGCTACCAGAGGACCGTAAGAAAGCTATGAATGACTTGAGAGATGTCATATTAAAACATTTACCTCCAGGTTTTGAAGAAGGAATGCTATACGGTATGATAGGATATTATGTTCCTAAAAGTGTTTATGAACCTGGATATCACGTTGGGAAAGAATGGACACCATTAGCCTTTATCAATATTGCTTCACAAAAAAACTTTATTGCACTTTATCATTCTGGTATTTATGCTGATCCAGATCTTTTAAAATGGTTCAAAACCGAATTCCCTAAACATTCCAAATACAAACTGGATATGGGAAAAAGCTGTGTGCGATTTAAAAAAGCAGATGCAATTCCTTTAGATTTGGTTGCTGAGTTGTGTCGTAAAATGACGCCACAGGAATGGGTGGGAGTTTATGAATCTGAGATAAAGAAATAG
- a CDS encoding VWA domain-containing protein: protein MKNFLLLLVFIAGASLSQAKTITGKVTDSEGSLFGVVISVKGAKTNTTTDFDGNYTIEAQATDKLVFTYSGYDSQEILVGNRRVINVALTTSLDQVIVVGYRTTSARSSRVANSTVTSKTIKSRPNATYVQTLSGQVAGINIRNSNGQPGANSTINLRGVGSINGFTQPLIILNGAPISNNELKKFNTAEISSVNVIKDASQTSMYGNRGAKGVIEIETNGDVKMEGAAIVLRQINHLFENESYKNIEENEFEQVGTSPLSTFSIDVDKASYSNVRRMINNGQTVEPDAVKIEEMINYFKYDYEQTTDDQPFAVHTNVSKTPWNKETQLVKIGLQGKDIDREKLPASHLTFLIDVSGSMSSENKLPLLKSAFKILVQQLRAEDKVSIVVYAGAAGIVLEPTSGADKETIIRALDNLDSGGSTAGGEGIELAYKVAQEQFIKNGNNRVILATDGDFNVGASSDRAMEKLIEEKRKSGVFLSVLGMGYGNYQDAKLETLADKGNGNHAYIDNIQEARKVFGKEFTGSMYTIAKDVKLQVEFNPKNVLAYRLIGYENRLLATEDFVDDNKDAGELGIGHTVTALYEIVPTGKSSEHLKELTDLKYTNTSFSKDFNDELFTVKLRYKKPDGDKSTAMEFVQRNKTTKADDNMQFAAAVALFGMQLRHSKYTNSTDLDAVIKLAKKGKGTDEDGYRAEFIRLVESYKEYETQNLSYSGY, encoded by the coding sequence ATGAAAAACTTTTTACTATTACTCGTATTTATAGCTGGTGCCAGCTTATCTCAAGCAAAAACCATCACTGGGAAAGTAACAGATAGTGAGGGAAGCCTATTTGGCGTCGTTATTTCTGTAAAAGGGGCTAAAACAAATACCACCACAGATTTTGACGGTAATTATACCATAGAAGCACAAGCAACAGACAAGCTTGTCTTTACCTACTCTGGATATGATTCTCAAGAAATTTTAGTTGGAAATCGAAGGGTCATTAATGTTGCTCTGACTACGAGCCTGGATCAGGTAATTGTTGTAGGGTATAGAACCACCTCAGCTCGAAGTAGTCGTGTGGCGAACAGTACAGTAACTTCAAAAACTATAAAGTCCAGGCCAAACGCTACTTATGTACAAACCCTCTCTGGTCAAGTAGCTGGAATAAACATTCGTAATTCTAATGGCCAGCCTGGGGCCAATAGCACTATAAACTTAAGAGGTGTTGGGAGTATTAATGGGTTTACACAACCCCTTATTATTTTAAATGGTGCTCCCATCTCAAACAATGAATTGAAAAAATTTAATACTGCTGAGATCTCTAGTGTGAACGTTATAAAGGATGCCTCTCAAACTTCTATGTATGGAAATAGAGGAGCAAAGGGTGTGATTGAGATTGAAACCAATGGTGATGTTAAGATGGAAGGAGCTGCAATAGTCCTGCGTCAGATCAACCATCTTTTTGAAAATGAATCCTATAAGAACATAGAAGAAAATGAATTTGAACAAGTAGGTACTTCCCCTCTATCTACCTTTTCCATTGATGTGGATAAAGCTTCTTATAGCAATGTGCGCCGCATGATTAATAATGGCCAGACTGTTGAACCAGATGCGGTGAAAATTGAAGAAATGATTAATTATTTCAAATATGATTACGAGCAAACTACTGATGATCAACCATTTGCCGTTCATACCAATGTATCCAAGACACCGTGGAACAAAGAAACACAGTTGGTCAAAATAGGATTACAAGGTAAAGACATCGATCGTGAAAAACTTCCTGCTTCACATTTGACTTTCTTAATCGATGTTTCTGGATCTATGTCCTCAGAAAATAAATTGCCTTTACTTAAATCGGCTTTTAAGATATTAGTACAGCAATTAAGAGCAGAAGACAAAGTTTCTATAGTGGTGTATGCCGGTGCCGCTGGAATCGTTTTAGAACCTACTTCAGGAGCAGATAAGGAAACAATTATCAGAGCCCTAGACAACCTCGACTCTGGTGGTTCTACTGCAGGCGGGGAAGGAATAGAACTTGCTTATAAAGTAGCTCAAGAACAGTTTATCAAAAATGGAAACAATCGTGTTATTCTAGCCACCGATGGGGATTTTAACGTTGGCGCTTCTAGTGATCGCGCTATGGAAAAATTAATCGAAGAGAAAAGAAAGAGCGGTGTGTTCTTATCGGTCTTGGGAATGGGATATGGAAATTATCAAGATGCTAAGTTAGAAACACTAGCCGACAAAGGAAACGGCAATCATGCCTATATAGATAACATTCAGGAGGCTCGTAAAGTTTTTGGTAAGGAATTCACCGGCAGCATGTATACCATAGCAAAAGATGTAAAACTCCAAGTAGAATTCAATCCTAAGAATGTATTGGCTTACCGACTTATAGGTTATGAAAACAGATTGCTGGCTACCGAAGATTTTGTAGACGACAACAAAGACGCAGGCGAATTAGGAATAGGTCATACAGTAACCGCACTATATGAAATTGTGCCAACTGGTAAAAGCAGTGAACACCTCAAAGAACTGACCGATTTAAAATATACCAACACCTCATTTTCAAAAGATTTCAACGATGAGTTGTTTACGGTAAAGCTGCGTTATAAAAAACCGGATGGCGATAAAAGTACCGCCATGGAATTTGTACAAAGAAATAAAACGACCAAAGCCGACGACAATATGCAATTTGCAGCTGCTGTAGCATTGTTCGGAATGCAGTTGAGACATTCTAAATACACCAACTCCACAGATTTAGATGCGGTTATAAAACTGGCTAAAAAAGGAAAAGGAACAGATGAAGACGGTTATCGTGCAGAATTTATTAGACTAGTAGAGTCTTACAAGGAATATGAAACTCAAAACCTTTCCTATTCTGGCTATTAA